A genomic region of Desulfosarcina ovata subsp. ovata contains the following coding sequences:
- a CDS encoding aldo/keto reductase, with translation MQTTILGKTDIHLSTIIMGTWQTGKAMWAGISDAQSEKAIRAAMDAGITTFDTAEVYGNGHSEKVLGKAIGSNRDKVHLLSKVFSNHLKRDQVIQACNRSLKNLGTDYLDLYQIHWPPGSFGAKPVPMEETMDALNELKLEGKIRAIGVSNFSLDQLKAISRIGAVESLQPPYSLFWRHVENDTLAWCQANQVTVMAYSPMAQGLLTGKFGPEHRFEKGDHRSNNRLFQPDVYPKVQTALAALRPIAEKKGITLGQLALAWVIAKPGVCAIAGARNAEQSTSNAKAATVTLSESELAELDRISRPVTACIDDNPVPWKW, from the coding sequence ATGCAGACCACCATTTTGGGCAAAACGGACATCCATCTGTCGACCATCATCATGGGCACCTGGCAAACCGGAAAAGCCATGTGGGCGGGAATTAGCGATGCGCAGAGCGAAAAGGCGATCCGGGCCGCCATGGACGCCGGCATCACCACCTTTGATACGGCCGAGGTTTACGGGAACGGCCACTCGGAAAAAGTGCTCGGCAAAGCCATTGGCAGCAACCGGGACAAGGTACACTTGCTGTCAAAAGTGTTTTCCAACCATCTCAAACGTGATCAGGTCATCCAGGCCTGCAACCGTTCTTTGAAAAACCTGGGAACCGACTACTTGGATCTGTACCAAATCCACTGGCCTCCAGGCAGTTTCGGTGCCAAACCCGTGCCCATGGAAGAAACCATGGATGCGCTGAACGAATTGAAGTTAGAGGGGAAAATCCGTGCCATTGGTGTATCGAACTTCTCACTCGATCAGCTCAAGGCCATCAGCCGGATTGGGGCCGTCGAAAGCCTGCAACCCCCCTACTCCCTGTTTTGGCGCCATGTGGAAAATGACACGCTGGCGTGGTGTCAGGCAAACCAGGTAACCGTTATGGCCTACTCCCCCATGGCCCAGGGCCTGCTCACCGGCAAGTTCGGCCCTGAACATCGGTTTGAAAAGGGCGACCATCGCAGCAACAACCGCCTGTTTCAGCCCGATGTCTATCCCAAAGTACAGACAGCGCTGGCCGCCCTGCGTCCGATCGCTGAGAAGAAAGGCATCACCCTGGGCCAGCTGGCCCTGGCCTGGGTTATCGCCAAACCGGGAGTCTGTGCCATCGCCGGTGCACGCAACGCCGAGCAGTCCACATCCAACGCCAAGGCGGCCACCGTCACCCTGAGCGAGTCCGAACTGGCCGAACTGGATCGAATCAGCCGCCCGGTCACGGCTTGCATTGACGACAACCCGGTGCCATGGAAATGGTAA
- a CDS encoding rhomboid family intramembrane serine protease has translation MVTKEPSNGNVSRKRALLCPNCRRLVSADEPQCPYCGLPTPGARWKHAILTRGLNSEKRLIQTIITANVLMYLISLIMTRGGLRLSANPMFFLSPDSRGLLLLGATGTIPIDRLHHWWSLISASYLHGGILHIVFNMLALRQISPLIIHEYGTHRMFVIYTLSGVGGFLLSYLAGVGSTIGASAAVCGLIGSAIYYGKRRGGNYGQAIYRQVGGWALGIALFGVIVPGINNWAHGGGMATGILLSFAMGYNERQPVAFSHRLLAGVCMAATGGTLLWAIFTALFYRL, from the coding sequence ATGGTAACCAAAGAACCGTCAAACGGGAACGTTTCCCGGAAGCGGGCCCTGCTCTGCCCCAACTGCCGCAGGCTGGTGAGTGCCGATGAGCCGCAGTGCCCTTACTGCGGCCTGCCAACCCCGGGTGCCCGTTGGAAGCACGCCATCCTGACCCGGGGACTGAACAGTGAAAAACGACTGATCCAGACCATTATCACCGCCAATGTGCTCATGTACCTGATCAGCCTCATCATGACCCGTGGCGGCCTGCGGTTATCCGCCAACCCGATGTTTTTTCTGTCACCGGACAGCCGGGGACTGTTGCTCCTGGGGGCGACCGGCACCATCCCCATCGATCGCCTGCATCACTGGTGGAGCTTGATCTCCGCCTCCTACCTGCACGGCGGGATTCTTCATATCGTATTCAACATGCTGGCTCTGCGCCAGATTTCACCACTGATCATTCACGAATATGGAACCCATCGCATGTTTGTCATCTACACCCTGAGCGGCGTAGGTGGTTTTCTGCTCTCCTATCTGGCCGGCGTGGGCAGCACCATTGGTGCCTCTGCCGCTGTCTGCGGGCTCATCGGGTCAGCGATCTACTATGGCAAGCGCCGCGGGGGAAACTATGGCCAGGCCATCTACCGTCAGGTGGGCGGGTGGGCTTTGGGAATCGCACTGTTCGGTGTTATCGTTCCCGGGATCAACAACTGGGCCCACGGAGGCGGCATGGCCACCGGCATTCTACTGAGCTTTGCCATGGGATATAACGAACGCCAACCCGTAGCCTTTTCCCATCGTCTACTGGCAGGCGTCTGTATGGCCGCCACAGGGGGAACTTTGCTGTGGGCCATCTTCACGGCCCTTTTTTATCGATTATAG
- a CDS encoding helix-turn-helix transcriptional regulator — MTDRKKRYAMARGDQLSRQWKIIHLLSKSNAGKTAAQLAESLECTPRTVYRDLEALQAGGFPITTETRDNHSYWQMLNPGRQEPPMAFSIPERMALYFGKEMLKTYRGTIFFDAIESLLSKINATLPSAYRDYLDRIQHRVNAGPAPRKDYTRFAAIIAELNRAIIEEKQIGIVYFSMGRQKQSRRTVHPFQLRHVEDTLYLIGWCTLRSGIRTFAVDRIQSVDVTDKPFQMPEAFDLKAFLQDSFGIYQGPPVTVKIRFLPSVAGYVRERIWHPSQQFSEERDGALIFTATVAGIEEISHWVLRWGSGAQVLEPQALRRLIGRHAAKMADFYRKDTDDQRNK; from the coding sequence TTGACCGATAGAAAGAAGCGATACGCCATGGCCAGAGGGGATCAGCTCAGTCGGCAGTGGAAAATTATTCATCTTTTGAGTAAATCCAACGCAGGAAAAACCGCCGCCCAGTTGGCTGAAAGTCTGGAATGCACCCCGCGGACCGTTTATCGGGATCTGGAGGCGCTGCAGGCCGGGGGGTTTCCCATCACCACCGAAACCCGTGACAACCACAGCTACTGGCAGATGCTGAATCCCGGCCGCCAGGAGCCACCGATGGCATTCAGCATCCCCGAACGCATGGCGCTGTACTTTGGCAAGGAGATGCTCAAGACTTACCGGGGCACCATTTTCTTCGATGCCATCGAGTCGTTGTTATCCAAAATCAACGCAACGCTGCCGTCCGCCTATCGAGACTACCTGGATCGCATCCAACACCGGGTTAATGCCGGGCCGGCACCCAGAAAGGACTACACCCGCTTTGCCGCGATCATTGCCGAACTCAACCGGGCAATCATCGAGGAAAAACAAATCGGTATCGTCTACTTCTCCATGGGAAGGCAAAAACAGAGCCGGCGTACCGTTCACCCCTTTCAACTCCGCCATGTGGAGGATACCCTTTACCTGATTGGCTGGTGCACGCTGAGAAGCGGGATACGGACATTTGCCGTGGACCGCATTCAATCGGTGGACGTCACCGACAAGCCGTTTCAGATGCCGGAAGCATTCGATCTCAAGGCATTTTTGCAGGACAGTTTCGGAATCTACCAGGGACCTCCGGTCACCGTGAAAATCCGTTTTCTTCCATCGGTGGCCGGTTACGTCCGCGAGCGCATCTGGCATCCCAGCCAGCAATTCTCTGAGGAACGTGATGGGGCACTGATTTTTACCGCCACGGTTGCCGGTATCGAAGAGATCAGCCACTGGGTCTTGCGCTGGGGATCCGGCGCCCAGGTGCTGGAACCGCAAGCGCTACGCCGGTTGATCGGTCGCCATGCCGCGAAAATGGCCGATTTTTACCGGAAGGATACAGACGATCAGCGAAACAAGTAA
- a CDS encoding PilZ domain-containing protein has translation MVHDNASQLAEPNAGHSDTKKEPRVFLNERQEGTFICPACNKGVIRDLSRFSGIESAVRLKCKCSCGHVYRVLVERRAHFRKSVNLLGRYFYKRGDGVHKRGLIRVRDISQSGLLFAVNSEPEFKTGDTLTVEFTLDDRDRSEIREEGIVKRIQANMVGIAFQTTDHYGKLGHYLFR, from the coding sequence ATGGTTCACGACAACGCATCACAACTGGCCGAACCGAACGCCGGCCATTCAGACACGAAAAAAGAGCCGCGGGTTTTTCTCAATGAGCGGCAGGAGGGCACATTTATCTGCCCGGCCTGCAATAAGGGGGTCATCCGGGATCTGAGCCGGTTCAGCGGCATCGAGTCAGCCGTGCGGCTTAAGTGCAAGTGCAGTTGCGGTCATGTTTATCGCGTGCTGGTGGAACGGCGAGCCCATTTTCGCAAGTCGGTCAACCTGCTTGGCCGTTACTTCTATAAAAGGGGGGACGGCGTGCACAAACGCGGGCTGATCAGAGTTCGGGACATCTCTCAGTCCGGTCTCCTGTTTGCGGTGAACAGCGAACCGGAATTTAAAACCGGCGATACACTGACCGTTGAGTTCACTCTGGACGATCGCGACCGGTCCGAGATTCGCGAAGAGGGGATTGTCAAGCGGATCCAGGCCAATATGGTGGGCATTGCCTTCCAGACTACCGATCACTATGGCAAATTGGGCCATTACTTGTTTCGCTGA
- a CDS encoding universal stress protein has product MSKPIILLPVDGSEHAMRAAEYAIKIARQMDAHLRLVYCHRPFPVRLGEPYFQNAINQIMDRANTLLEPFRTMLKEKGATFDDLVIEGQPGEKICEIARIEKCEMVIMGSRGRSDLKGLFLGSVAHRVLQQAPCPVLVVRGSTFDR; this is encoded by the coding sequence ATGTCGAAACCCATTATCCTGCTACCGGTTGACGGATCCGAGCACGCCATGCGGGCCGCCGAGTATGCCATTAAAATCGCCCGGCAAATGGATGCCCACCTACGACTGGTTTACTGCCACCGCCCCTTTCCGGTAAGACTGGGAGAGCCCTACTTTCAAAACGCCATCAACCAGATCATGGACCGGGCCAATACCCTGCTGGAGCCTTTCCGGACGATGCTGAAGGAAAAGGGAGCCACCTTTGACGACCTTGTCATCGAAGGCCAGCCAGGAGAAAAAATCTGCGAAATTGCGCGCATTGAGAAGTGCGAAATGGTCATCATGGGCTCACGGGGACGATCAGACCTGAAGGGATTGTTTCTTGGGAGCGTGGCGCACCGTGTCCTTCAGCAGGCCCCTTGCCCCGTGCTGGTGGTTCGCGGATCAACGTTTGACCGATAG
- a CDS encoding PAS domain S-box protein: MTTHDRPKHLTMPIGIHPSDDTLRFVFEVPTDPLDAAKNPLKEGYLQQSAIIKAFDGFVYVVDENYRIQFMNSRLALRTGFDGTGQRCYKVMHNLDHVCPWCRNDRVLKGETVHWEVLSPKDKRWYHVIDTPIFHSDGTISKFGIILDIHQRKQSETELERHRRNLEEMVRSRTRDLTLINEHLINEIEERKNIEKSLRESQERHRIIFDGSRDAIFISGSDGSILICNRSAAQLTGYSLNELKKLKIFDLYATMAPERYSNFFERIRAGQSISGEIRIARKDGRTIHAEFSSRKIVFADNACAHTIARDITARKKSEAALRRSEAKYRELVQNTNSMILRFDPLGRITFFNEYARQFFGFAEHEILGMNILGSIIPWRSTTGIDYRLMIVDFLKNPERYPANEIENIRKDGSRAWIAWTNKPVRDKHGRVFEILSVGLDVTQRKQAQRQVQFLTHQLIKAQENERLRISRDLHDHIAQDLSTLKIGLETMFKGHSEETRKKVSLLSNILHRSIASVRDMAYDLRPPGLDQLGLVKTLYRYCEDFSKANSLEIDFAAAGMEELNLEYETEINLYRLIQEALNNIKRHAAADRATIRLVASSPDIMLRIKDNGKGFDVDARKKRALKEKRMGLQSMVERVHLLQGKINIQSRPNKGTYIFIEIPLKEKTSGFEEKYSHH, encoded by the coding sequence ATGACCACACACGACCGACCCAAACACCTAACCATGCCCATCGGAATTCATCCATCCGATGATACCCTGCGTTTTGTTTTCGAAGTACCGACCGATCCGTTGGATGCCGCCAAAAACCCCTTGAAGGAGGGATATCTTCAACAGTCAGCCATCATCAAGGCCTTTGACGGGTTCGTGTACGTGGTCGATGAAAATTACCGCATTCAATTCATGAACAGCCGGCTGGCTTTGCGGACAGGCTTTGACGGCACCGGACAGCGCTGCTACAAAGTGATGCACAATCTGGATCATGTTTGCCCCTGGTGCCGAAATGACCGGGTGCTGAAAGGCGAAACCGTTCACTGGGAAGTGCTCAGCCCCAAGGACAAACGCTGGTACCATGTCATCGACACACCGATTTTCCATTCGGACGGTACGATTTCCAAATTTGGCATTATTCTCGATATCCATCAGCGTAAACAATCCGAAACCGAACTCGAGCGGCATCGCCGCAACCTTGAAGAAATGGTCCGGTCGCGCACCCGCGACCTGACCCTGATTAACGAACATCTGATCAATGAAATCGAAGAACGCAAAAATATCGAAAAATCGCTGAGGGAAAGCCAGGAACGGCATCGCATCATTTTTGACGGTTCCCGCGATGCCATTTTCATCAGTGGTTCCGACGGTTCGATCCTGATCTGCAACCGAAGCGCCGCCCAATTGACCGGCTACTCGCTCAACGAGCTAAAAAAGCTTAAAATATTCGATCTTTATGCGACAATGGCACCCGAACGATACAGCAATTTTTTCGAACGGATCCGGGCTGGCCAATCTATCTCCGGTGAAATCAGAATTGCCAGAAAAGATGGCCGGACCATTCATGCGGAATTCAGCAGCCGCAAAATTGTATTTGCCGATAATGCCTGTGCCCACACCATCGCCCGGGATATCACCGCACGCAAAAAGTCCGAAGCGGCGCTACGCCGTAGCGAAGCCAAATACCGCGAACTGGTCCAGAACACCAACAGTATGATCCTGCGTTTCGATCCTTTGGGCCGAATCACATTTTTCAATGAGTATGCGCGTCAGTTTTTCGGTTTTGCCGAACATGAAATTCTGGGCATGAATATTTTGGGCAGCATCATTCCCTGGCGATCGACCACAGGAATCGATTATCGGCTGATGATCGTCGATTTTTTGAAAAACCCGGAACGCTATCCGGCCAACGAGATCGAAAATATTCGTAAAGATGGCTCACGCGCCTGGATCGCCTGGACCAACAAGCCGGTTCGGGACAAACATGGCCGGGTGTTTGAAATCCTTAGTGTGGGCCTGGACGTCACCCAGCGAAAACAGGCCCAGCGTCAGGTTCAGTTTCTCACTCACCAACTGATAAAAGCCCAGGAGAATGAGCGTCTGAGAATATCACGAGACCTGCATGACCACATCGCCCAGGATCTCTCCACCCTGAAAATCGGCCTGGAAACAATGTTCAAAGGCCACTCCGAGGAAACCCGGAAGAAGGTGTCTCTACTCTCCAACATCCTGCATCGCAGCATCGCATCGGTCAGGGATATGGCCTATGACCTGCGTCCTCCCGGTCTGGATCAGTTGGGATTGGTCAAGACACTCTATCGCTATTGTGAGGATTTTTCCAAGGCCAACAGCTTGGAAATCGATTTCGCAGCCGCCGGAATGGAGGAATTGAACCTGGAATACGAAACGGAAATCAATCTTTACCGGCTGATCCAGGAAGCGTTGAACAACATCAAACGCCACGCCGCCGCCGACCGGGCGACAATCCGTCTTGTCGCCTCATCACCGGATATCATGCTTCGTATCAAGGACAACGGCAAGGGGTTTGATGTGGATGCCCGGAAAAAACGGGCCCTCAAGGAAAAACGAATGGGACTGCAGAGCATGGTCGAGCGGGTTCACCTGTTGCAAGGTAAAATCAATATCCAGTCCCGACCGAACAAAGGGACCTACATCTTCATAGAAATCCCCCTGAAGGAGAAAACCAGTGGCTTCGAAGAAAAGTATTCTCATCATTGA
- a CDS encoding AF1514 family protein codes for MAKAPLKYQLINPLKIRTDPSDLDFPQAQTLAEEKAKSLCPASRLVCWYDATTGESHPKLECSATGKPGWLNYAESCNCDMTVDINDEQFIFIYLSQP; via the coding sequence ATGGCAAAAGCGCCGCTGAAGTACCAGTTGATCAATCCGCTCAAAATAAGAACAGACCCATCGGATCTGGATTTTCCGCAAGCGCAGACATTGGCCGAAGAAAAGGCGAAATCGCTTTGTCCAGCGTCCCGATTGGTCTGCTGGTATGATGCCACCACCGGCGAATCCCATCCCAAGCTTGAGTGCAGTGCCACGGGCAAACCGGGCTGGCTCAATTATGCGGAATCCTGTAACTGTGACATGACCGTCGATATCAATGACGAACAGTTCATTTTTATTTACCTGTCTCAACCCTGA
- a CDS encoding ATP-dependent DNA helicase: protein MKERHQIAVRTLVDYVLRSGDLDMRFTSPGRPLEGIRIHQRIQRQRPEGYRAEVSVSTEVETPGLILVVSGRIDGVLETAEATIVEEIKSTSRELGVVGQCPDPCHWGQAKVYACLLAREKDLPSVTVQLTYCQLDSGEILEQTETCGREELETFFEDLIQRYLKWAKTLSDWRQLRDATIGRLDFPFAAYRCGQRSMAITVYRTIRDGGQALIQAATGIGKTLAALFPAVKTIGEGHTDRIFFLTARNTGKASATKALDLLQTVGLRLKRVCLTAKDHICFNPEAACDAQLCPYAKGHFDRLTESLEAAFACDNLDRETIETIARAHRVCPFEFSLELSRWADCIVCDYNYAFDPRVYLRRFFDEENGSYVFLVDEAHNLVDRSREMFSVHLDKNAFLELRRAVKSHLPPVYRAAGKINTWMVKAREQTREAGGFQSAASLPDGLDFLLHGFLRAAEKWLAKNQAAPFREIVLECYFRVNGFLRVWDQFDDNYRTCYQQTGSQLTLKLFCLDPSRHLAVAFKRCRAAVFFSATMTPADYFQQILGCTPSATRLAIPSPFPRKNLSVFIARGIDTTYARRAESAQRVADLIHSFADSRTGNYLCFFPSYAYMAMVVERFSTSVKDVVILVQERQMDDADRARFLDQFSARNQQLLVGFAVMGGIFGEGIDLVGERLCGAVVVGVGLPSICPERDLIRDYFDRWGRGFDFAYRYPGINRVLQAGGRVIRTDQDRGALLLVDQRFCTYAYRRLLPEHWPAAAIDTQAQLTRHLKQFWTTDA, encoded by the coding sequence GTGAAGGAACGACATCAAATTGCCGTCCGGACGCTGGTGGACTATGTTCTGCGTTCGGGTGATCTGGATATGCGGTTCACCTCGCCGGGACGCCCCCTCGAGGGAATTCGCATTCACCAGCGGATCCAGAGGCAGCGGCCCGAAGGGTACCGGGCCGAGGTCAGCGTCTCCACCGAGGTGGAGACACCGGGACTGATTTTGGTGGTGAGCGGGCGCATTGACGGCGTACTGGAAACGGCGGAGGCGACGATTGTCGAGGAGATCAAGTCCACCTCCCGGGAGCTTGGTGTTGTTGGACAATGCCCTGATCCATGCCATTGGGGTCAGGCCAAGGTCTACGCCTGTCTTTTGGCCAGAGAGAAGGATTTGCCGTCGGTGACGGTCCAGCTGACCTATTGCCAACTGGATAGCGGAGAGATTTTGGAACAGACCGAAACCTGCGGTCGTGAAGAACTGGAGACGTTTTTCGAGGATCTCATCCAGAGATACCTGAAGTGGGCCAAGACCCTGTCAGACTGGCGGCAGTTGCGTGATGCGACCATCGGCCGACTGGATTTTCCTTTTGCTGCCTACCGCTGCGGCCAGCGCAGCATGGCCATTACGGTTTACCGGACCATCCGCGATGGCGGGCAGGCACTTATTCAAGCGGCCACCGGTATCGGCAAGACCCTGGCTGCGCTGTTCCCGGCAGTCAAGACGATCGGGGAGGGCCATACGGACCGGATCTTTTTTTTAACCGCCCGAAATACCGGCAAGGCATCGGCCACAAAGGCCCTTGATCTGCTCCAGACGGTGGGGCTCCGATTGAAACGGGTCTGCCTGACCGCCAAGGATCATATCTGTTTTAATCCCGAGGCGGCCTGTGATGCGCAGCTCTGTCCATACGCCAAAGGGCATTTTGACCGTCTGACAGAGTCCCTTGAAGCGGCCTTTGCTTGCGACAACCTGGATCGGGAGACCATTGAAACCATTGCCCGTGCCCACCGGGTCTGTCCATTTGAATTTTCCCTGGAACTGTCACGCTGGGCTGACTGCATCGTCTGCGATTACAACTACGCGTTCGATCCCCGTGTGTACCTGAGGCGATTTTTTGACGAAGAGAACGGTTCCTATGTCTTTCTGGTGGATGAGGCGCATAACCTGGTGGACCGTTCCCGTGAGATGTTCTCGGTCCATCTGGATAAAAATGCGTTTCTCGAACTGCGCCGCGCCGTCAAATCCCATCTGCCCCCAGTTTACCGGGCTGCCGGGAAAATCAACACCTGGATGGTTAAGGCCCGGGAACAGACCCGGGAGGCTGGCGGATTCCAATCCGCTGCCAGCTTGCCGGACGGGCTCGATTTTTTGTTGCACGGATTTTTGCGGGCGGCCGAAAAGTGGCTGGCAAAAAATCAAGCGGCCCCATTTCGAGAGATAGTGCTGGAGTGTTATTTCAGGGTGAACGGATTCCTGCGGGTGTGGGATCAGTTTGACGACAATTATCGGACCTGCTACCAGCAAACCGGCTCTCAGCTGACGCTAAAGCTTTTTTGTCTGGACCCGTCGCGACACCTGGCCGTGGCGTTTAAACGCTGCCGGGCCGCTGTTTTTTTTTCCGCCACAATGACCCCGGCCGATTATTTTCAGCAGATCCTGGGATGTACGCCCTCGGCCACCCGTTTGGCGATTCCTTCGCCCTTTCCACGGAAAAACCTGAGCGTTTTCATCGCCCGTGGAATCGATACGACCTATGCCCGGCGGGCGGAGAGTGCCCAGCGGGTGGCGGACCTGATCCATTCTTTTGCCGATTCCAGAACCGGAAACTACCTCTGCTTTTTTCCTTCCTACGCGTACATGGCCATGGTGGTCGAACGGTTTTCAACATCAGTGAAGGATGTGGTGATCCTGGTTCAGGAACGCCAGATGGACGACGCTGACAGGGCCCGCTTTCTGGATCAATTTTCGGCCCGGAACCAACAGCTGCTGGTTGGATTTGCCGTCATGGGAGGGATTTTCGGAGAAGGGATCGATCTGGTTGGCGAGCGCCTTTGCGGCGCCGTGGTCGTGGGGGTCGGCTTACCGTCGATTTGTCCCGAACGGGACCTGATCCGCGATTATTTCGATAGGTGGGGACGGGGGTTTGATTTTGCGTATCGATATCCGGGAATCAACCGGGTCCTCCAGGCAGGAGGACGGGTCATTCGTACGGATCAGGATCGCGGTGCACTGCTTCTGGTGGATCAGCGATTTTGTACCTATGCCTACCGCCGGCTTTTGCCGGAGCATTGGCCCGCGGCGGCCATCGATACCCAGGCACAGCTGACACGACATCTCAAACAATTCTGGACAACCGATGCCTGA
- a CDS encoding GatB/YqeY domain-containing protein translates to MTLQDKLKDDLKTAMKARDEATKDALRVVMGEMARLDKKQFTDEEIINILKKLIKSEKEMLSKSNQGETSDFIRVLGTYLPKMATETEIQQWIAENINFSDYKNKMQAMGTIMAHFGSAADGNTVKKVLQAFPA, encoded by the coding sequence ATGACACTTCAGGATAAACTCAAAGACGATCTGAAAACGGCCATGAAGGCGCGGGATGAGGCAACGAAAGATGCCCTGCGCGTCGTTATGGGAGAAATGGCCCGCCTGGATAAAAAACAGTTTACGGATGAAGAAATTATCAACATCCTGAAAAAACTGATCAAGTCGGAAAAAGAGATGCTGTCCAAAAGCAATCAGGGGGAAACCTCCGACTTTATCCGGGTTCTTGGCACCTACCTGCCCAAAATGGCCACGGAAACGGAGATCCAGCAGTGGATCGCCGAAAATATCAATTTTTCAGATTATAAAAACAAAATGCAGGCCATGGGGACCATCATGGCGCATTTCGGTTCGGCAGCCGATGGCAACACCGTCAAAAAAGTGCTCCAGGCGTTTCCCGCTTGA
- a CDS encoding response regulator transcription factor has protein sequence MRLLLVEDDDKIASFVQKGFKAEGFAVDHANDGMAGLDLALSEPYDAAVVDVMLPKLDGLSLIGRMRREKVMTPVIILSAKGAIDDRVKGLQIGGDDYLSKPFAFSELLARVQALIRRASGTKEPTRLSYGDLTVDMLTREVRREGNKIDLQPLEYSLLEYLMRNAGRVVSKTMIMEHVWDYHFDPQTNVVEARICRLRDKVDKGFDEKMIHTVRGVGYVLRQND, from the coding sequence ATGCGTTTATTGCTGGTTGAAGATGATGACAAAATTGCTTCTTTTGTCCAAAAGGGATTCAAGGCCGAAGGGTTCGCCGTGGACCATGCCAATGATGGCATGGCCGGGTTGGACCTGGCCTTGAGCGAGCCGTACGATGCGGCGGTGGTAGATGTCATGTTGCCCAAGCTCGACGGCCTCTCCCTGATTGGACGCATGCGTCGGGAAAAAGTGATGACGCCGGTAATCATTCTTAGCGCCAAAGGGGCCATTGATGACCGGGTCAAGGGGCTTCAAATCGGCGGGGATGACTATCTGAGCAAACCCTTTGCTTTTTCGGAACTGCTGGCCCGGGTTCAGGCCCTGATCCGGCGTGCCAGTGGAACCAAAGAGCCGACCCGTCTCTCCTATGGCGATCTGACGGTGGATATGCTGACGCGTGAAGTTCGCCGCGAGGGCAATAAAATCGATTTGCAGCCCCTGGAATATTCCCTGCTGGAGTACCTGATGCGCAACGCCGGCCGGGTGGTGTCCAAAACCATGATTATGGAACATGTCTGGGATTATCATTTCGATCCTCAGACCAACGTGGTGGAGGCACGGATCTGTCGGCTTCGCGACAAGGTGGACAAGGGCTTTGATGAGAAAATGATTCATACGGTTCGCGGAGTCGGTTATGTCCTTCGTCAGAACGATTAG
- a CDS encoding response regulator, producing the protein MASKKSILIIDDHPLFREGLKSIIAGDRYFSVEGEAGDARNGFVMAKKIKPDVALVDVSLPDESGMQLTRRIREALPDTRVMIISMHSKIDYIVEAFQAGATGYVVKESAAGRLIQGLRAVTEGEYYLDSSISHEVVERLMRAPVREARVSDNDYGRLTPREQEIMRMLAEGLSKSAIAERLCISIKTVENHRSNIMKKLDLHSAMDLVRYAAKLGLIDIDLWKE; encoded by the coding sequence GTGGCTTCGAAGAAAAGTATTCTCATCATTGACGACCACCCGCTGTTTCGTGAGGGATTGAAATCCATCATCGCCGGTGACCGGTATTTTTCTGTTGAAGGCGAGGCAGGGGATGCCCGCAACGGTTTTGTCATGGCAAAAAAAATCAAACCGGATGTCGCCCTGGTGGACGTTTCTCTGCCCGACGAAAGCGGTATGCAACTGACGCGACGAATCCGGGAAGCCCTCCCGGATACCCGGGTGATGATCATCAGCATGCACTCCAAAATCGACTACATCGTTGAAGCCTTCCAGGCCGGCGCTACCGGCTATGTGGTCAAGGAGTCTGCCGCCGGCCGGTTAATCCAGGGTCTGCGTGCCGTCACCGAAGGGGAATACTATCTGGACAGCTCCATTTCGCACGAGGTGGTCGAACGGCTGATGCGGGCCCCGGTGCGTGAGGCCCGCGTCAGCGACAATGACTACGGTCGACTCACCCCCCGGGAGCAGGAGATCATGCGCATGCTGGCTGAAGGACTCTCCAAATCCGCCATCGCCGAGCGCCTTTGCATCAGCATCAAAACCGTTGAGAACCATCGTTCCAACATCATGAAGAAACTCGATCTGCACAGCGCCATGGATCTGGTCCGCTATGCAGCCAAACTGGGGCTGATCGATATCGACCTGTGGAAAGAGTGA